In the genome of Candidatus Woesearchaeota archaeon, the window GGGATTGTTTGGGTAACCAGAACACGTTGTTTGGGATTTTGCAATACGCAGGGTACAACCGTTGTTTTTTATCCTGAAAGAGTGTGGCTGACTGAAGTAAAGCTTAATGAAGTACCGAAATTAATTGAATATATTACTTTAAGGGCTCTGTAGAAAATGTAGTTTTTGGCATCTTTTTGTGAGGCTCTTCAAGTTTACGTGTGGGGATTTTTCGGAGTGCCAGAGAGAAAAATCCAATAAAATAAATCCATCAAAAGCCGAACT includes:
- a CDS encoding (2Fe-2S) ferredoxin domain-containing protein is translated as MKQIKNMNYKVHVLVCVNKRENSPTPCCADVHGQEIYDQIKKFVKDQGLTGIVWVTRTRCLGFCNTQGTTVVFYPERVWLTEVKLNEVPKLIEYITLRAL